One part of the Deltaproteobacteria bacterium genome encodes these proteins:
- the atpD gene encoding F0F1 ATP synthase subunit beta, giving the protein MSKENTGKVVQVIGPVVDLEFAEGNLPNILNAILITNPAIDDQPDNLVVEVAQHLGNNVVRCIAMDATDGLVRGMIGKDTGTGIAAPVGAASLGRIINVVGRPVDNKGPINAKKYLPIHRPAPAFTEQSTSIELLETGVKVIDLLVPFPKGGKMGLFGGAGVGKTVILMEMINNIAKQHGGISVFAGVGERTREGNDLYHEMIEAGVIDKAVLVYGQMNEPPGARARVALTGLTCAEYFRDEENQDVLLFVDNIFRFTQAGSEVSALLGRMPSAVGYQPTLGTDLGELQERITSTNKGSITSVQAVYVPADDLTDPAPATTFSHLDGTLVLSRQIAELGIYPAVDPLDSTSRILDPNVLGAEHYSVARQVQQILQKYKDLQDIIAILGMDELSDEDKLTVNRARKIQRFLSQPFFVAAQFTGKEGRYVKLEDTIKGFKAIIDGKYDDLPEGAFYMVGDINEAVENAKK; this is encoded by the coding sequence ATGAGCAAAGAAAATACAGGGAAAGTCGTTCAGGTCATCGGTCCTGTTGTCGACTTGGAATTCGCCGAGGGCAACCTGCCCAACATTTTGAACGCCATTCTGATCACCAACCCAGCCATTGACGACCAGCCTGACAACCTCGTTGTCGAGGTCGCCCAACATCTTGGAAACAACGTCGTTCGATGCATTGCCATGGATGCTACTGACGGCTTGGTCCGCGGTATGATCGGAAAGGACACGGGAACCGGCATCGCCGCGCCGGTTGGAGCGGCCTCTCTTGGTCGGATCATCAATGTTGTCGGTCGTCCGGTTGACAACAAGGGGCCGATCAATGCCAAGAAATATCTTCCCATTCACCGTCCTGCCCCGGCGTTCACGGAGCAGAGCACCTCGATCGAATTGCTCGAGACCGGTGTCAAGGTCATCGATCTTCTCGTTCCCTTCCCGAAAGGTGGAAAGATGGGGCTCTTCGGCGGTGCCGGTGTCGGCAAGACAGTCATCCTCATGGAGATGATCAACAACATTGCCAAGCAGCACGGTGGCATCTCGGTCTTCGCTGGCGTTGGTGAGCGGACTCGTGAAGGAAACGACCTGTATCACGAGATGATCGAAGCGGGCGTTATCGATAAGGCCGTTTTGGTCTACGGTCAGATGAACGAACCTCCGGGAGCCCGTGCCCGAGTTGCTTTGACCGGTTTGACCTGCGCTGAGTACTTTCGCGACGAGGAAAATCAGGACGTACTCCTTTTTGTCGATAACATCTTCCGTTTCACCCAGGCTGGTTCAGAGGTTTCGGCCCTTTTGGGACGCATGCCGTCGGCCGTGGGTTACCAGCCAACCTTGGGCACGGACCTTGGTGAGCTGCAGGAGCGGATCACCTCCACGAACAAGGGTTCGATCACTTCGGTTCAGGCCGTCTACGTTCCCGCCGACGACCTGACCGACCCGGCTCCAGCCACGACCTTCTCGCATCTGGACGGAACCTTGGTTCTTTCGCGCCAGATTGCTGAGCTTGGTATCTATCCGGCAGTGGATCCGTTGGACTCAACTTCTCGAATTCTGGACCCCAATGTTCTTGGCGCTGAGCATTATTCGGTGGCCAGACAGGTTCAGCAGATTCTTCAGAAGTACAAGGATCTTCAGGATATCATTGCCATTCTTGGCATGGACGAGCTTTCCGACGAAGACAAGCTGACCGTCAACAGGGCTCGGAAAATTCAGAGATTTCTTTCCCAGCCCTTCTTCGTCGCTGCTCAGTTTACGGGCAAGGAAGGACGCTACGTCAAGTTGGAAGACACGATCAAAGGCTTTAAGGCCATCATCGACGGCAAATACGATGATCTTCCCGAAGGTGCCTTCTATATGGTCGGCGACATCAACGAGGCCGTAGAAAACGCCAAGAAATAA